In the genome of Burkholderia sp. PAMC 26561, the window CGTGTCGCCGTCGCCGGTTGCGAGCGCATGTTCGTCGAGCCACTGCACGACCTGCGCGTGCGTTGAAAACTCCGCGGTGATATCGGCGCGTGCCTCACCCGTACGCACGATGCTCGCGTCGGCGCGGGCGCCAAGCGTAAGTGCAAGGGCATCGATAAGAATCGATTTCCCCGCGCCGGTTTCACCCGAAAACACGGTGAAGCCGCGCTCGAACTCGAGGTCGAGCGCAGAAACAATGACGAAGTCCCGAATCGATAAATGACGGAGCATGGGTGTTTAGAGTTTCGAAACGTCTTCGTGCGAAGGATATTCGTTCCAGTGCAGCTTCTTGCGCAGCGTGGCGTAATGGCTATAACCCACCGGATGCAACACTGGCACGGTATGCCGCGATCGCCGCACTTCGATTGTGTCGTTCAGCTCGACGGCAGTGAATGACTGCATGTCGAAGTTCACGTTCACATCACGCCCGCCGATGATCTGGATATCGACCTGGGAGTCGTCCGGCAGCACGATTGGCCGATTGGACAGCGAATGCGGCGCAATGGGTACGAGCACGAATCCCCCCAGTTGCGGGTGAAGAATGGGTCCGGAGGAAGACAGCGCGTAGGCGGTCGAACCGGTTGGCGTCGCCACGATCAGTCCGTCCGAGCGCTGGTTGTACATGAAGCGCCCGTCCACGGAAACACGCAGTTCCGCCATGCCCGAAAAGCCGCTTCTGTTCACCACTACGTCGTTGAACGCCAGCGCGTGGTAGATCGGCTGGCCGTCCCGGACAATGCGCGCTTCGAGCAGGGTCCGCTCTTCGCGCTCGAAACTGCCTCCCAGCATTTGCGGAACGAGTTCCTGCATTTCGGCAAGCGTAATGTCCGTGATGAAGCCGAGCCGACCGTGGTTCACGCCGATCAGAGGCGTCCGGTACGGCGCCAGTTGCCGCCCGAGGCCAAGCATGGTGCCGTCGCCGCCCAGCACGACCGCGACGTCCGCGCGCGCGCCGATCTCGGGCGTGGTCAACGCCGGATAATCGGTCACGCCGACTTCCTGCGCCGTATCGGCTTCGAACACGACGTCGAAGCCGCGCTTCGCGATGCAGGCGGCGAGCGCCGTCAACGGCTCCCTGATGCCGGGCGTATTGTTGCGCCCTACGAGCGCGACGGTCTTGAATTGGGTGCCAATATCCATGGCGGCATTACACCATAGGTGAGTGTCGAAAAGAACCGCGGGCCGCGTCGGGATTACCTTTGGACCCGATCCGGCTTGTTACCGGGGCTGTCCCGTTACGGTAAGGTCCGGCGCGGCAGTTAATTCTCGTTAGAATGATGTGCAACATGAATTGATGACGGACGAATGAAAAAGGGCGGGTTGCTCTTGTTCCTCCAGTCACCGCGTTCGCTGCTCCAACCACGTTGAGCTAAAATTTCCCCATGCTAGACCCACGTGCCCAGACCCTCCTCAAAACGCTGATCGAGCGATATATCGCAGAAGGTCAGCCGGTCGGTTCTCGCACGCTGTCGCGTTACTCCGGCCTCGAGCTCAGTCCCGCCACCATCCGCAACGTGATGTCGGACCTGGAGGACCTCGGGCTGGTGGTGAGTCCCCACACGTCGGCGGGCCGGATTCCCACGCCACGCGGCTATCGGCTCTTCGTGGATACCATGCTGACCGTCGAAACCACCGACGACGAAGCCATGACCTCCGCGGTCAAGATCAAGCTGCAAGGCGGCGAACCGGCAAAGATCGTGGCTGCTGCCGCGAGCGTTCTTTCTAACCTCTCTCAATTCGCGGGCGTCATTCTCACGCCGCGCCGCAGCCATATGTTCAAGCAGATCGAGTTCATGCGGCTGTCGGACAAACGCATTCTGCTGATCATCGTCACACCCGAAGGTGACGTTCAGAACCGCATCATGGCGACCCAGCGTGACTATTCGCCGTCGCAACTCACCGAGGCGTCGAATTACATCAACGCGAATTTCGCTGGCTTGTCCTTCGACGAAGTACGCCGCCGACTTCGCGAGGAAATCGACGCGCTTCGCGGCGACATGACAACGCTGATGCAGGCAGCGGTGGCCGCGAGCGTGGACGAGACCGATCCCGGCGAGACCCTGCTGATTTCCGGCGAACGCAATCTGCTGGAAGTGGCGGACCTCTCCTCCGACATGGCGCGGCTGCGCAAGCTTTTCGACGTATTTGATCAAAAGACGAGTCTCCTTCAAT includes:
- the hrcA gene encoding heat-inducible transcriptional repressor HrcA translates to MLDPRAQTLLKTLIERYIAEGQPVGSRTLSRYSGLELSPATIRNVMSDLEDLGLVVSPHTSAGRIPTPRGYRLFVDTMLTVETTDDEAMTSAVKIKLQGGEPAKIVAAAASVLSNLSQFAGVILTPRRSHMFKQIEFMRLSDKRILLIIVTPEGDVQNRIMATQRDYSPSQLTEASNYINANFAGLSFDEVRRRLREEIDALRGDMTTLMQAAVAASVDETDPGETLLISGERNLLEVADLSSDMARLRKLFDVFDQKTSLLQLLDVSSHAQGVQIFIGGESNLVPIEEMSVVTAPYEVNGKIVGTLGVIGPTRMAYNRVIPIVDITARLLSLSLSQQ
- a CDS encoding NAD kinase, translated to MDIGTQFKTVALVGRNNTPGIREPLTALAACIAKRGFDVVFEADTAQEVGVTDYPALTTPEIGARADVAVVLGGDGTMLGLGRQLAPYRTPLIGVNHGRLGFITDITLAEMQELVPQMLGGSFEREERTLLEARIVRDGQPIYHALAFNDVVVNRSGFSGMAELRVSVDGRFMYNQRSDGLIVATPTGSTAYALSSSGPILHPQLGGFVLVPIAPHSLSNRPIVLPDDSQVDIQIIGGRDVNVNFDMQSFTAVELNDTIEVRRSRHTVPVLHPVGYSHYATLRKKLHWNEYPSHEDVSKL